A genomic region of Chelmon rostratus isolate fCheRos1 chromosome 8, fCheRos1.pri, whole genome shotgun sequence contains the following coding sequences:
- the LOC121610976 gene encoding serum amyloid P-component-like, translated as MEKLLLLMVMFTTCFATPQDLSGKVFVFPRETNRDHVKLLTTQTQFSSVTTCLRFHTDLTRNYALFSLSTPKHDNDFVLFKVNSEGVIRVHVRDGGTDFLSLSLPPNTWHSMCATWRSDNGLAQLWVDGKATIKRFIQTEAITGAPITILGQEQDSYGGGFDANQSFIGMITEVHMWDYVLTAADIKRYMNNKHFTPGNVFNWGHLEYEITGQVLVEEESEVM; from the exons ATGGAGAAACTCTTACTTTTAATGGTGATGTTTACAACATGTTTTGCTACACCCCAAG ATCTGTCGGGCAAAGTGTTCGTCTTCCCCAGGGAGACTAACAGAGATCATGTGAAACTCCTCACAACTCAAACCCAATTCAGTTCTGTGACCACCTGTCTCAG ATTCCACACAGATCTCACCAGGAACTACGCGCTCTTCTCTTTGTCTACTCCCAAGCACGACAATGACTTTGTGCTATTTAAGGTCAATTCAGAGGGTGTCATCAGGGTGCATGTTCGAGACGGGGGCACGGACTTCCTGTCGCTGTCACTTCCTCCAAACACCTGGCACTCTATGTGTGCCACATGGCGCTCTGACAATGGCTTGGCTCAGCTGTGGGTGGACGGCAAGGCGACCATCAAGAGATTCATCCAGACTGAGGCCATCACTGGAGCACCCATCACCATCCTGGGCCAGGAGCAGGACTCCTATGGCGGCGGTTTCGATGCAAATCAATCTTTCATTGGTATGATTACTGAAGTCCACATGTGGGACTatgtcctcactgctgctgacatcaaACGCTATATGAATAACAAACACTTCACTCCAGGCAATGTGTTCAACTGGGGACACCTTGAGTATGAAATCACAGGTCAGGTTTTGGTGGAGGAAGAGTCTGAAGTTATGTAA
- the LOC121610551 gene encoding 26S proteasome non-ATPase regulatory subunit 4-like, with protein sequence MVLESTMVCVDNSEYMRNGDFLPTRLQAQQDAVNIVCHSKTRSNPENNVGLITMANNCEVLTTLTPDTGRILSKLHAVQPRGNISFCTGIRVAHLALKHRQGKNHKMRIIAFVGSPVEDNEKELVKMAKRLKKEKVNVDVINFGEEEMNTEKLTAFINTLNGKEGAGSHLVTVPPGPSLADALLSSPILAGEGGAVLGLGASDFEFGVDPSADPELALALRVSMEEQRQRQEDEARRAAVASAAEAGISSPAADESEDALLKMSVPHTDSSTPALPDFSRMTEDEQIAYALQMSMQGAGADFGAEDMDTGADMDSSKAKDEEDYDVMQDPEFLQSVLENLPGVDPNNEAIRNAMGSLASQTGSKSDTKKDEEKKK encoded by the exons ATGGTGCTTGAAAGTACTATGGTCTG TGTGGACAACAGTGAGTACATGCGCAATGGAGACTTTCTGCCCACCAGGCTGCAGGCTCAACAGGATGCAGTTAATATTGTCTGTCACTCCAAGACCCGTAGCAACCCTGAAAACAACGTGGGCCTCATCACCATGGCAAA CAACTGTGAGGTGCTGACCACACTGACTCCAGACACGGGCAGGATACTGTCCAAGCTGCATGCTGTGCAGCCTCGTGGAAACATCAGCTTTTGCACTGGCATCAGGGTggcacat TTGGcgctgaaacacagacagggaAAAAACCACAAGATGCGCATTATTGCTTTTGTTGGCAGCCCAGTGGAGGACAATGAAAAAGAA CTGGTCAAAATGGCAAAGCGTCTTAAGAAGGAAAAGGTCAACGTGGATGTCATTAACTTTGGAGAGGAG GAGATGAACACAGAGAAGCTGACGGCCTTCATCAACACACTGAATGGCAAAGAGGGTGCAGGGTCCCACCTGGTCACAGTGCCTCCAGGCCCCAGTCTGGCTGATGCCCTGCTGTCTTCACCCATCCTGGCTGGAGAGGGAGGTGCAGTGTTGGGCTTGGGTGCCAGTGACTTTGAGTTTGGAGTGGATCCCAGTGCAGACCCAGAGTTGGCCTTG GCTCTGCGGGTGTCTATGGAGGAGCAGAGACAACGACAGGAGGATGAAGCTCGCAGAGCCGCTGTTGCATCAGCTGCTGAAGCTGGCATTTCCTCCCCTGCTGCAGAtg AGTCTGAAGATGCtctgttgaagatgtctgttCCCCATACAGACTCATCCACACCTGCTCTACCAGACTTCAGCCGCATGACGGAGGATGAACAGATCGCCTATGCTCTGCAGATGTCCATGCAGGGAGCAGGAGCAG ACTTTGGTGCTGAGGACATGGACACAGGAGCTGACATGGACTCCAGTAAGGCTAAG GATGAAGAGGACTACGATGTTATGCAGGATCCAGAGTTCCTCCAGAGCGTCCTGGAAAACCTTCCCGGAGTCGACCCCAACAATGAGGCCATCCGTAATGCCATGGGCTCTCTGGCTTCCCAGACGGGCTCTAAATCCGACACCaagaaggatgaggagaaaaagaaatga